GTCGGCGTCGCGCCGGCAGCCGTCGCCGGTGAAATACTTGCCCTTGTAGGTCGAGAAATAGGTCTGCTCGAAGCGGGCGTGATCGCCATAGACCGTGCGCATCTGGCCCGGCCATGAGCGCGTGAGACAGAGATTGCCTGATGTCTCGCCTTCCAGCACCTTGCCGTCGGCATCGACGATCTCGGGCACGACGCCGAAGAACGGCTGCGTTGCCGAGCCCGGCTTCAGCTTGGTTGCGCCCGGCAGCGGCGTGATCAGGATGCCGCCGGTCTCGGTCTGCCACCAGGTGTCGACGATCGGGCAGCGATCGTCGCCGACGACGCGGTGATACCACTCCCAGGCTTCCGGGTTGATCGGCTCGCCGACGGAGCCGAGCAGGCGGAGCGAGGCGCGCGAGGTCTTCTTCACGGGATCGTCGCCGGCCTGCATCAGCGCGCGGATCGCGGTCGGCGCGGTGTAGAAGATGTTGACCTTGTGCTTGTCGATGACGTTCCAGAATCTGGAATTATCGGGGTAATTCGGCACGCCTTCGAACATCAGCGTGGTCGCGCCGTTCGCCAGCGGTCCATAGAGGATGTAGCTGTGGCCGGTGACCCAGCCGACGTCGGCGGTGCACCAGTAGATGTCGCCGTCGTGATAATCGAAGACGTATTGATGAGTCATCGAGGCAAACACGAGATAGCCGCCGGAGGTGTGCAGCACGCCCTTGGGCTGGCCGGTGGAGCCCGAGGTATAGAGGATGAACAGCGGATCCTCGGCATGCATGTGCTCGACCGGGCATTCGGTCGTCACCATCTTCGCTGCCTCATGATACCAGAGGTCGCGCGTCGGGTTCATGTCGATCTTGCTGCCGGTGCGCTTGACCACGACGACCCAATCGACGCCGTCTGCCTTTGCCAGCGCCGCGTCGACATTGGCCTTCAGCGGCACCTTCTTGCCGCCGCGCAGGCCTTCATCCGCGGTGATGATCACCTTGGATTGGCAGTCGTTGATGCGCTGGGCGAGGCTGTCGGGCGAGAAGCCGGCGAACACCACGGAATGGATCGCGCCGATCCGCGCGCAGGCCAGCATCGCATAGGCGGCTTCCGGGATCATCGGCAGGTAGATGGTGACGCGGTCGCCCTTCTTGACGTTGCGGGTGCGCAGGATGTTGGCCATCCGGCATACTTCGTCGTGCAGTTCCTTATAGGTGATGTGCTTGGACTGCGAGGGATCGTCGCCCTCCCAGATGATTGCGGTCTGGTTGGCGCGCTTGGCGAGATGCCGGTCGATGCAGTTCCAGGCGACGTTGAGGACGCCGTCCTCGAACCATTTGATCGAGATGTTGCCGGGCGCGAACGAGACGTTCTCGATCTTTGTCGGCGCGTGCATCCAGTCGATGCGCTTGGCCTGCTCCGCCCAGAAACGGCTCGGGTCCGAGATCGAGCGCGCATACATGTCCTTGTACTTGGCTTGGTCGACCCAGGCGCGCTTCGCCCACTCTGCGGGTACGTCGTAGATCTTCTCGGACATGTTTCCCTCCACATACGGCAAGCCCAGCACAGGCTTCTGGCGTACCGACTTGATCGTCGAACGATTATGCGTCGGGCTAACCGGACCCGACAAGGAGCACAAGCTGGACCTTCGGCGGGCTGCCGGCCATGCGGCGGATCGAGCCCGCCTGGCGCGACTGTCGCAGATCTGAAACAGGGCGGGCCCCTGTCGGAATTTACCCAGATTGGCGGATTCGCCTCCGCAGGGGGCCCATGCGACCGAAACGGTATTTAGAAACCGTCTCTCACTGATTCGGGACTCGCAATGCGGTTCGGAACACCCTAAATGGCCAACCCGGGTCCGGAGAGACCTCTTGGAACAAAAATTAGAACAGCGGCATTGAACGGTAACAGACAGGGCTAGGCATAAGACTATGATGGATCAGCAGAATCTCGGGACGATGCGGCCCGCTTCAGCCGATCCTGCGGCCATTGCCCTCGCCAAAGCCCTCGGACAATGGCCCAAGCCGGCCGGTTTCAGGCGTCCCAGCCCCAAAAAAACCTTCGACGGGGCGCCGGCGACGGTCGAGGCGCTCGCCAAGGAGCTCGGCCTGCGGCTCGGCGACCAGAACGAGCTGACCATTCGCCGCATCAGGCGTGGCAAGGGCTATTCCTTCGTGCGACCCAACGGCGCCCATATCCGCGACGCCCGCACCATCCGCCGGCTGCACGCCATGGCGGTGCCGCCGGCCTATCGCGAGGTGCGCTACTCCGCCGATCCGAGCTCGCATCTGCAGGCCGTGGGACGCGATGCCGCGGGCCGGCTGCAATATCGCTATCATGCCGACTGGGAGAAGGTTCGCGAGCATCGCAAGGCGCATCGCCTGGAGAAGCTCGTGGGCGCGTTGCCGAAGATCCGGCGCAAGGTCTCGGCATTCCTGTCGGGTGACGAGCCGACGCGTGAATTCGCGCTTTCGGCCGTGATCGAGCTGATCGCCCGCACGGCAATCCGCCCCGGCAATGAATCCTATGCTCGTCTCAACGGCACCCGCGGCGCCACCACGCTGCTCAAGTCCAACGTGACGCTGGAAGACGATTGCTTCGTGCTGACCTTCAAGGCGAAGGGCGGCAAGGCCGTGCGCAAGGAGTGCGATGCCGCCAAGCTGGTGCGCGCAATCGGCATTTTGCAGGGCGTGCCCGGCAAACGCATGTTCCAGTATCGCGACGCCTACGGCATCGTGCGCGCGGTCAACACCACGCAGGTGAACGCGTTCTTGCGCGAGATCGCCGGCATCAAGATCTCGCTGAAGGATTTCCGCACGCTGATGGCGTCCGCCGTCGTCGTGGAATCGCTGTCGCGGATCACGCCGGCGACCAGCCAGCGCGGCCGCAAGAAGCAGGTGCTGGACGCGATCCGTGCCGCCGCCGACCAGCTCTCCAACACGCCGGCGATCTGCCGCAAGAGCTACGTCCACGACACCATCGTCACCGCCTTCGAGGACGGCATCCTCGAACGCTTCGCCGCGACCATGAAGGGCCAGCGCTCGCAAGCGCGGCGCGAGCAGCTGCTGGCGCAGGTGGTGGCGACCGCGGCAGTGTGATCTCCCGTTGCTACGTCTGACAAGCCCCTGTCGGGACCGGGATCGCCGCCGGCGGCTGCGCTCGTGAGCCGTTCCAGATAATGCGCCCATCCCTTTGCATGCGCAGCGGCCTGTTCCTCGGTCGGCAGGCCGCTATGGGTCATCCGCAGCAGCGTGCCGCCGTCCTGCTCGATCAGGTCGATCTCGATCAAGCTCGAGCCGGGCGGCACTTCCTGGCCACCCTCCCAGCCGAATGTGTAGGCCAGGCGATGCACCGGCACGACCTCGCGGAAAGCGCCGCGGGCGATGCGGCCGCGCGGGCCAACGCCCTTGAGCAGGTACAGTCCGCCGGGATGCGGCTCAGTGGTCGCGTCGGAACCCATCCAGCTCAGGATTTTCTCCGGGTCGGTCAGGTAAGCGAAAACGGTGGCGCGTGGGGCGGCAATCTGGGTCTCGCGCCGCACTATGAAGGGTTCGGTCATTTGCGATCCTTGGGCCATCATCCCTGAACAGACACCCGGACATGGCGGTGGTGGCGCGGCGCGTCAAGGATTGCCCGTGACAAAGGCGGCGTGCCTTCGTCATGATCGGGCCATGCAGCTCTCTCCGACGCTGGCCTGGCTTGTCGATGCTGCCTCAGACAGTCCTGGGGCGGACCGTCTGCTTGCGGCACTCGGCGCACATCTGGTCGCCGACGGCGTGCCGCTCGCGGCGGGCGCCTTGACGCTGGAGGTGCCGCACCCGCTGATCGCAAAGCGGACCTGGTTGTGGCGTGCCGATAACGGCCGGGTGATCGAAGCGCTCGGCTTTGCACCGGGTGGCCCCGCGCCCGATCCGCCCGACGATGCTGGCCGTCGTTGGTTGCGCGACATTGCGGGCGGCGAGGTGCACGAAGACATCGTCGGACGACCTGACGGGCCGCAGCTCGGCTGGATCGGGCCGAGGCCGTTCACCGCAAGCGAGATCGAGCAGTTGCGTCAGGCGGCGCGATTTGCCGCAACGCCCCTCGCGGTGCTCGCCGGGCGCGCCACGTTGCGGGCGGCGCTGGATGCTTATCTCGGCAAGCGCAGCGCGGAACGGGTGCTCGCGGCGCCTCTGCGGCGCGATCTCGGCGAGACCATTCAGGCGGCGCTGCTCTATGCCGATTTGCGCAACTTCACGCTCCTGTCGGAAACCAGTCCGCCGGCCGAAGTCATCGCCGCGCTCGACGGCTGGTTCGACCGTATCGCCGGCGCGGTTCACGCCTTTGGCGGCGAGGTGCTGAAATTCATCGGCGACGGCGTACTCGCGATCTTTCCCGTGACCGAGGCGCCACCGCGCCATGCCTGCGAGGCTGCCCTGCGTGCTGCAGGTGCGGCCGAAGCCGGGATGGCCTTTCTCAACAAAGAGCGCCGCGGCCAGGGCTTGCCGCCACTCGCGTTCGGCGCCGCGCTTCATCTCGGCGAGATGCTGTGGGGCAATATCGGCGCCGCCAACCGGCTCGACTTCACGGCGATCGGTCCCGCGGTCAATCTGGCGAGCCGTCTCGAGGGATTGTGCAAGCCGCTCGGCAAGACTGTCCTCGTGTCTGGCGTGCTCGCCGCCGAAACCGACATGCCTCTGATTGCACTTGGATCGCACTCATTGCGCGGCATCGCCGTACCGTGTGAGGTGTTTGCGCTACCGGAGCCGCAGAGCCGGATGTCATAGCCCGCACGAGCGAAGCGACATGCGTGACCATTGCTCCCGGATGTCGCTGCGCTCATCCGGGCTCCAGCGGCAATTACATCCCACCCATCTTGCAGACGAGCTTCCACTCCTCCGCCGTCACCGGCTGCACCGACAGCCGCGAATATTTCACCAGCGCCATGTCTTTGAGCTTGGTCTCGGCCTTGATGGCAGCCATAGTCACCGGCGTCTTCAAGGGCTTGTCGGCCTTGATGTCGACGCAGACGAATTTCTCGGTTTTGTCGGTCGGATCCGGATAGGCCTCCTTGATGATCTCCGTGATGCCGACGATCTCCTTGCCCTCGTTGGAATGATAGAAGAACGCCTTGTCGCCCTTCTTCATGGCGACGAGATTCTGGCGCGCGGTGTAATTGCGCACGCCGGTCCAGGCCTCGCCCTTGGCGCCCTTCGCGACCTGCTGGTCCCAGGACCACACCGACGGTTCGGATTTCACCAGCCAGTAGTTCATCGCACGCCCTATCCATTCGTCATGGCCGGGCTTGTCCCGGCCATCCACGTCTTTGCTATCAGTTCAATATCAAGACGTGGATGCCCGCGACAAGCGCGGGCATGACGGAAAGACGTCATTCCTCCGCTTTGAAGGGGCGCGTCATCAGTGCCGAGATCGCAGTGTCGATCGTGCTGCGGCCGCTCAGGATCGACGCGACCGCGTTCGATACCGGCATCTCGATGTTTTGCGAAGCCGCGAGTTCGATCAGCACCGGTGCGGTGGACTCGCCTTCTGCGAGCTTGCCCGCAGGTGGCTGCTCGCCGCGGCCGAGCGCGAGGCCGAGCGCGAAATTGCGCGATTGCGGGCTCGAGCAAGTCAAAATGAGATCGCCGAGGCCGGACAGGCCCGTGAGCGTCTCGCCGCGTGCGCCGAGGGCGCGGCCGAGACGCGTCAGCTCGGCAAATCCGCGCGTGGTCAGCGCAGCCTGCGCGGAGGCGCCGAGCTTGCGTCCGACCGCGATGCCGACCGCGATCGCCAGCACGTTCTTGGCGGCGCCGCCGATCTCGACGCCGCGGATGTCGGTCGTGTGATACGGTCTGAATGTCGCCGAGCCCAGCGACTGCACCAGATTGCTTGCCAGTGCCTCGTCCTTCGCGGCCAGCGTCACCGCGGTCGGCAGGCCGCGCGCGACGTCGTCGGCAAAACTCGGGCCCGACAGGATCGCGGGCAGCGCATGCGGCGCCGCTTCGGCGATCACGTCGGTCATGAATTTATGGGTGCCGTGCTCGATGCCCTTGGCGCAGGCGACGACCGGCACCGGCTTTGCCATGTGCGAAGCCAGCAGGTTGACCGCGCCACGCAGGTGTTGCGCTGGCGTTGCGATCAACAGCATGTCGGCGCGCGCAGCGAGGGCCAGATCGCTCGTCACGACGATCTCCGGAGCGATCGGCACGCGGGGCAGCCGTGGATTGTCGCGCGTTGCGGCAATCCGCGCCGCATGCTCGGCATTGCGTGCCCACAGCGTCACGTTCCGTCCTGCCCGCGCCGCCACGGTGGCCAGCGCCGTGCCCCAGGCGCCCGCTCCGATCACCGCGACGGACTGGAACGGGGTCATGGCTAATATCCCGCCCGCGTCTTGCCGTAGCCCGCCGGTGCCGTCGCGTTGGCATCGAGCAGCCAGCGCGCGCGCGGCTGCGCGTCCATCGTGTCGGTCATGCCGAGCGCGAGACGCTCGGCGCCGGCCCAGGCGATCATCGCGCCGTTGTCGGTGCACAGCGCCGGCGGCGGCATGATCAGCTCGGTCCCGGCCTGCCGCGCGACCTCGTGCAGGGCGCCGCGGATCGCCTGATTGGCGGCTACGCCGCCGGCGGCCACGAGCGCGCGCGGCGCGCCGAACTGCTCGCGGAAAAGTTTCAGGCCGACGCTGAGACGGTCCGCCGTCGAGTCCAGCACGGCGGCCTGGAAGCTGGCGCAGAGATCGCTGACGTCCTGCGGCGTGAGCTCGGCGATCCGGCTCGCTTCGGTGCGCACTGCCGTCTTCAAGCCCGACAGCGAGAAATTGGCATCTGGACGGCCCTGCATCGGCCGAGGGAAGGCGAAGCGTGCGGCGTCGCCGCTTGCGGCAGCACGCTCGACCTGCGGACCGCCGGGATAGGGCAGGCCCAGCATCTTGGCGACCTTGTCGAAGGCCTCGCCGATCGCGTCGTCGACCGTGGTGCCGAGCCGCACATATTGGCCTACGCCGGTCACGGCCACGATCTGGGTGTGTCCGCCCGAGGCAAGGAAGAGGCAATAGGGGAATTCGATGCCGTCGGTGAGACGCGGCGTCAGCGCATGCGCCTCCAGATGATTCACCGCGACCAGCGGGGTGTCGTGCACCATCGCGATCGCTTTGGCGGTGGTCAGTCCGACGATGACGCCGCCGATCAACCCCGGCCCTGCGGCCGCAGCGACACCGCCCAGCTGGGCGTAGCCGATGCCCGCCTCACGCATCGCGCGGTCGATGATGCCATCGAGCAGATCGACATGGGCGCGGGCCGCGATCTCCGGCACCACGCCGCCGAAGCGGGCGTGCTCTTCGACCTGCGACCGGACGATGTTGGACAGGATCCTGCCGCTGCCGTCGGGTGCGCGCTCGATCACGGCCGCGGCGGTTTCGTCGCAGGTGGTTTCGATGCCCAATACCAGCATTGGCGAATTGTTATCCAATTTGCGCCCTTGCGCTCATCCGGAAAGCCGAGTTCTGGTACGTCCGGTAGCATTCCGGGGATGGCTTGCGCAATCGCCACGCGCGGTGGTCCTCGTCCATGCGCCGCCCATGGTTCGGGAACCGCAGCGATGTCCATTCTTGTCACACGGCCGCATCCCGACAATGAGGCGACGGTGGAGAATTTGCGCGCGCGGGGGCATGAGGTGTTGCTCGCGCCGGTGCTGAAGTTCGAGCCGGTCGCTTTTCGAGCCGAGAGCGAGGCGCGCTATGACGGCATCATCGTCACATCGGCCAACGCGATTCGCGGCATCGCACCGCAATTGCAAGATATTGGCCTATCGAACCTGCCGCTGTTTGCGGTCGGCGAGCACACGGCCGCCGCAGCGCGTGAGGCCGGCTTTGCCGACGTGACCGTCGCCGGCGGCGATGCGGCGGCGCTGCGCGACAAGGTGGTGCAGGGTGCACGCGACAAGGTGCTGAAGAAAAACAGCACGCTGCTTTACCTGGCGGGCGCGGATCTGTCGCGCGATCTCGGCGGTGAGCTCGGCGCCGAAGGATTCAACGTGGTCACGCAGACCACCTATCGCATGGCGCCCGTCAAGGTGCTGCCGCGCGAGGTGTGCGATGGCTTCGCTGCCCACGGCATCGAGGCGGTGCTGCACTACTCCCGGCGTAGCGCACGGGCGTTCCTGGACGCGGCGCGGGACGAAGGTGTCGAAATCTCGGCGCTGGCGATACCGCAATGCTGCCTGTCCGAGACGGTCGCTGGCGTGCTGCGCGAGGCCGGTGCGTCGCAGGTTCTGGCGGCCGCCACGCCGGATGAAAATGCCCTGTTCGACGCCTTGGAGCGTGCTTTGCGCACCCGTTTGGCGTAAGAGGTCGAGCCGAATCCGGCGCAATCGGATTACCTTGGGATCCGTGCAGGTATGGAAGTGTGAGGAACCGTCACGATGGCCGACGACAAGCCTGAAGACGCAGGATTGGCCCCCGACGCCGGTCGTGCCAAGCGCACCCCGCCCACCATCGACCTCGAGGCGACCGAAGTCTCGACCCAGCCGCGGGAGGCGGCGGGCGAGCCCGCAGCTCAGCCGACGCCGGAGCACGCCGAGACCGCGCAACCCCAATCCGAGCAGGCCAAGTCCGAAGAGGTTCAGCCCGAAGAGCTTCAGACCGAGCACGCCGACGCCGGGCCGGAGCGCAATGAGGCGGAAGCCGCCATCGCGGCTGCCGCCGGGTCGCCGCCGATTTCGCCTTGGGTGATCGCGCCGTTCTCCGGCGCTGCGGCCGCGGCCGTCGTGATCGCGGTCGGCTGGATGCTGGGCTGGCCCGCGGTAGAGGCGCCGCCTGTCGCACCGCAAGTCACGAGCGCGACGGTCGACGCGCTCAGCGGGCGTGTCAGCGCAGTCGAAGCCAAGGCGGGCAAGCCCGTCGCCGATCCGGCGACGGTGGCGCGAATCGATGCGCTGGAGAAAACCGTCGGCAGCCTGCGCAGCGACCTCGCCAATCTCCGCGCGCAATCCGATAAGACAGCGAGCGCATTGAACGACGTGAAGTCCGCGCCAGGCGCTCCCGCGCCCGACCTTTCCGCGCTCAACGACCGCATCGCGCAGCTCGAACGCGCCAGCAGGACCGAACGGGCCGAGATCGCGCAGCAGGGCGAGAAGATTGCCGAGGTCAAGGCAATGGACGACAGGCCGCTGCGCCACGTGGTGGCCGCCGCTCTGCTCGACGTCGCGGTTCGCCATGGCGATCCCTATCAGCAGCAATTGGCGGCGGCGCGCACGCTGGCGGCCAAGCCCGAAACGCTGAAGCCGCTCGATAATTTTGCATCATCGGGCATTCCGACGCCGGTCGCACTGAGCCGCGAGCTGCTCACCATCGTGCCGAAGCTGTCGCCGCCACCGGAACCTCAGACCGGTGGCACCGGTATCGTCGAGCGTCTCCAGGCGGGCGCGTCGAAGCTCGTCCGCATCGAGCGCACTGACGGCGTCGGCAATGACCGCGGTGCGATCGTGGCGCGCGTCACGGCGGCGGCGCTGCGCAACGATTTCGTCGAGGCGCGTCGCGAGCTGAAGTCGCTGCCGGAGACCGATCGCGCCGCGGCGCAGGCCTGGCTCGACAAGGCAGACGCCCGCGACGCCGCGCTCGCCGCATCCCGCAAATTCGCCGACGATGCCATGGCGAATCTCGCCAAATCCGATTCAGCCAAGTCCGATTCAGTCAAGCCCGCTCAATAAGGTTCGCGCAACAATCAGCGCGTATAGGGACTGTCATGCTTCGCATCGTGCTCTTTCTCATTTTGATCGCGCTGGCGGCGGCCGGCGGCGCCTGGGTTGCCGACCAGCACGGTGAGCTGGTTCTGACCTGGGGCGGCTTGCGCGCCACCACGACGTTTTCCGGTTTCGTGCTCGGGCTCGGCATCTTCGCCGCCGCGACCGTGCTGCTCTGGAGCATCGTGACAATGATCTGGCGCACGCCGGGACGTTTGCGCCGCCGTCGTCACGAGAAGCGCCATGCGCGCGGCCGTCACGCCATCACCCACGGCCTGCTCGCGATCGGTCACGGCGACACCGCGCTTGCCCGTCGGCACGCGGCGGCGGCGCGGCGGCATGCGCCGAACGATCCGCTCGCGTTGCTGCTGCATGCGCAGTCCGCGCAGCTCGACGGTAATCGCGACGAAGCGCAGCGCGTCTTCCGCGCCATGGCCGAGCGCGAGGACACGCGCCTGCTCGGCCTGCGCGGCCTGTTCATCGAGGCGCAGCGCGCCGACGATGCGGTCGGCGCCGTGATGATCGCCGAAGAAGCGATCAAGCTGTCGCCGTCCTCGACCTGGGCTTCGCATGCGGTGCTCGGCTTCCGCTGCGCGCGCGGCGACTGGAGCGGTGCGCTCGCGATCCTCGATTCCAATCTGTCTGCGGGGCAGATCGACAAGCCGACCTATCGCCGCCAACGCGGCGTCCTGCTCGCCGCGCGTGCGCTGGAATTGGAAACTATGGACCGCGACGTCGCGCGCGAGAGCGCGATGGAGGCGGTCAAGCTCGCACCGACCCTGGTGCCGGCCGCGGTGCTCGCCGCGAAATTCGAGAGCGAGGCGCATCAGGTGCGCCGCGCCATGAAGCTGGTCGAGGCCGCCTGGCTCGCCAACCCGCATCCCGATCTCGCCGATGCCTATGCCCACGTGAAGCTCGGCGATACCGCGTGGCACCGCCTGCAGCGGGTCGAGACGCTCGCGGCCAAGACACCGGCCGACAAGCCCGGTCATGTCGAGGGCCAGCTCGCGGTCGCGCGGGCCGCGATCGATGCCTCCGAGTTCGCCCGTGCGCGCGAGGTGCTCGCGCCATATCTCAAGGACCCGACGCAGCGCGTCGCGCTGCTGATGGCCGAGATCGAGCGCACCGAGCATGGCGACGGCGGCCGTGCCCGCGCCTGGACCTTGCGTGCGGTGCGCGCCCGCCACGATCCCGCCTGGACTGCGGACGGCTATGTCAGCGACCGCTGGCGTCCGGTCTCCCCGGTCACCGGCCGCCTCGACGCCTTCCAATGGCAGACCCCGGTCGCAAGCCTGCCCTCGGACAGGAGCACCACGATCGAATCCTCCGCCTTCGAGGAAGCCATGCTGGCGGCCCCGCCGCCGAAGCGAGTGACGGCGGCCGCCAGCGAAGCTCCGATGGAACCGCCGGTGGCGGCTCCGGCCCCAGCTCCGGCCGCTCAGGACAATTCGCCCCCACAGGCCAAAGAGGCCGCCAAGGAAGCCCCCGAAGCTGCCAACGAAGCTGCCACAGAAGAGCCGGCGGTCACGCCCGCCGAGCCGGCCGATCAGGCATCGGCGCCGGCCGAATCGTCTCCGCCGGCCACGCCGGTGTTCCGAAGCCGTGCCGATCTCGGCAAGCCCGGACCGGCCCCGATCCCCGCCGTGATCCCGATCGTCCGCGCGCCGGACGATCCCGGGATCGATGACGAGGGCCCGAGCGATGAATTTACGGAACAAATCGGCACGCCTAAGGCTCAGGCCGGCGGCTGGCGCGGATTCTGGTCCCGCTGGGGCGCGTGAGGCGCATTTCGAACGCCGCTTGTCCTTGCCAATTCGGGCCATGCCCGATATCAGGGGCGCGCGTATCGGAGCCGGCATCGCGCCAAGCTCCGGCAGGGTTCGCCGCAATAGCTCAGTCGGTAGAGCACGTCATTCGTAATGACGGGGTCGGGGGTTCGAATCCCTCTTGCGGCACCATCGCCTCGATTCTCCAGCCCGAAGACATACGTAACGGGTCGTACCCGAGACATCGGTGACAACCTCGTGCCGAACGGTTGTCGATGGTTGCGGGGGACTTCAGCGCCAGTCGCGACGACCAAGCCTGGCACCAGGACCACTTCAAAGTCGAACAAGCCGAAGCACACGCGCAGCTGGACCGAGCGCCGCATCATCAGCGAGCTGCACCGGCACGGCATCTATTGGTAAGCTGCTTGTCCAAAGCGCATGGCCGGGCGAAAGCCCGGCCATGCGAATATTGAAGCGTGATCGCGGTTTACTGCGAGACCGTCTGCACCACGCTTGCGATCGGACGGGCGTTCGTGCCGGCGGTCGGCACCTTCATGTCCTTCATCAGCGCCTCGTCATATTCCGGGAGCGTCTGCAAGCTCGTCTTGGCCTTCATCTGCACGACCTTGTAGCCGCCGGCCTTCAGCCGCGCGAGCAGCGTCGGCATGGCGATGCCGGTGTTCTTCTGGAAGTCGTGCATCAGGATGATGCCTTTGCCGAGCTTGTCGAGCCTGGTCATCACGGTCTCGACGATCTTCTCCGGCGTCGCACCCTTCCTGAAGTCGAAGGAGTCGATCTCGGTCGAGAACATCGCGACGTTGCGGGTGCCGAAATAGGCCACCATCGCGGGATTGTGCTGAAGCTGCGGGAAGCGGAAGAACGGCGCCGGGTTGGTGCCGAGCGCGAACCTCACCGCGCTGAAACCCTTCTCGACCTCGTCCTTGACCTGCTGCTCCGTCATCTTCTTGCTGTTCAGGTTGACATGCGACCAGGTGTGCGTGCCGACGGTGTGGCCCTGGGCGAGCACCTGCTTCAGGATCTCGGGATGATAAGTCGCGTGCTTGCCGACCGAGAAGAACAGGCCCTTGGTGCATTCATCCGCGAGCGCCTTCAGCACCGCGGGCGTGTTGACCGGCCATGGACCGTCGTCGAAGGTCAGCACGACCTCCTTCTCGGTGAGGAAGTCGAACTGCTTGAAGTGCTCGAAGCCGAAGCCGGGACCGCCGGTGGTGTCGATCTCGACCACGCGGGACACGCCGAGCGCGTTCGGATTGGCGCAGACCTGCTTCTGCTGCACCGGCATGACGGGGGCTGGCGCAGGTGCTGGAGCTGCCGGCGCCGGCTTGGCTGCGATCGTCGCGGTGGTCTGGACGTCGTCCTTGGCGGCGAGCTTCGCCGGTGCCGGCAACGGATCGGCAGCACGGGCGGCAACTGTCTTGGGGGCGCCCTGATCGGCGCGCGAGGAATAATAAAACCAACCCCCGGCGGCGATCACGACCGCCGCAACTACACTGGCCAGCATCAGGCCCAACGCATTACGCATCGCTATTCTTTCCAATTACGCAACCAAACCGGCGGAATTTCCCGCGCGACGAGCCATTAATGCGAAGGAACAGTTAACGTGACACCAACGCGACAGCGGTTGCGCAGGAATTTCAGCGAGGTGCGCCAAAGTGACCGAGGTCACAGAGGCTGAGCCGGTCGTGACCATCATCACAGTGGAAACGGTTTTGGCGGAGCATCGTAGTTCCCATCAACAACGGGCCCGCCCAGCGGCGGTGCCAATGGGAGCTTCAAATGACCAAGTCTTTTTCCAAGTCTCTGACGCGCAAGATCCGCGACACCGGCCTTGCCCTGGGTTTTGCTG
This genomic stretch from Bradyrhizobium daqingense harbors:
- the acs gene encoding acetate--CoA ligase, translated to MSEKIYDVPAEWAKRAWVDQAKYKDMYARSISDPSRFWAEQAKRIDWMHAPTKIENVSFAPGNISIKWFEDGVLNVAWNCIDRHLAKRANQTAIIWEGDDPSQSKHITYKELHDEVCRMANILRTRNVKKGDRVTIYLPMIPEAAYAMLACARIGAIHSVVFAGFSPDSLAQRINDCQSKVIITADEGLRGGKKVPLKANVDAALAKADGVDWVVVVKRTGSKIDMNPTRDLWYHEAAKMVTTECPVEHMHAEDPLFILYTSGSTGQPKGVLHTSGGYLVFASMTHQYVFDYHDGDIYWCTADVGWVTGHSYILYGPLANGATTLMFEGVPNYPDNSRFWNVIDKHKVNIFYTAPTAIRALMQAGDDPVKKTSRASLRLLGSVGEPINPEAWEWYHRVVGDDRCPIVDTWWQTETGGILITPLPGATKLKPGSATQPFFGVVPEIVDADGKVLEGETSGNLCLTRSWPGQMRTVYGDHARFEQTYFSTYKGKYFTGDGCRRDADGYYWITGRVDDVINVSGHRMGTAEVESALVAHEKVSEAAVVGFPHDIKGQGIYAYVTLMAGVQPTDELRKELVTWVRKEIGPIASPDQIQFAPGLPKTRSGKIMRRILRKIAEDEPGSLGDTSTLADPAVVDDLVKNRQNKKSA
- a CDS encoding DNA topoisomerase IB, which encodes MMDQQNLGTMRPASADPAAIALAKALGQWPKPAGFRRPSPKKTFDGAPATVEALAKELGLRLGDQNELTIRRIRRGKGYSFVRPNGAHIRDARTIRRLHAMAVPPAYREVRYSADPSSHLQAVGRDAAGRLQYRYHADWEKVREHRKAHRLEKLVGALPKIRRKVSAFLSGDEPTREFALSAVIELIARTAIRPGNESYARLNGTRGATTLLKSNVTLEDDCFVLTFKAKGGKAVRKECDAAKLVRAIGILQGVPGKRMFQYRDAYGIVRAVNTTQVNAFLREIAGIKISLKDFRTLMASAVVVESLSRITPATSQRGRKKQVLDAIRAAADQLSNTPAICRKSYVHDTIVTAFEDGILERFAATMKGQRSQARREQLLAQVVATAAV
- a CDS encoding adenylate/guanylate cyclase domain-containing protein; this translates as MQLSPTLAWLVDAASDSPGADRLLAALGAHLVADGVPLAAGALTLEVPHPLIAKRTWLWRADNGRVIEALGFAPGGPAPDPPDDAGRRWLRDIAGGEVHEDIVGRPDGPQLGWIGPRPFTASEIEQLRQAARFAATPLAVLAGRATLRAALDAYLGKRSAERVLAAPLRRDLGETIQAALLYADLRNFTLLSETSPPAEVIAALDGWFDRIAGAVHAFGGEVLKFIGDGVLAIFPVTEAPPRHACEAALRAAGAAEAGMAFLNKERRGQGLPPLAFGAALHLGEMLWGNIGAANRLDFTAIGPAVNLASRLEGLCKPLGKTVLVSGVLAAETDMPLIALGSHSLRGIAVPCEVFALPEPQSRMS
- a CDS encoding EVE domain-containing protein gives rise to the protein MNYWLVKSEPSVWSWDQQVAKGAKGEAWTGVRNYTARQNLVAMKKGDKAFFYHSNEGKEIVGITEIIKEAYPDPTDKTEKFVCVDIKADKPLKTPVTMAAIKAETKLKDMALVKYSRLSVQPVTAEEWKLVCKMGGM
- a CDS encoding NAD(P)H-dependent glycerol-3-phosphate dehydrogenase, which produces MTPFQSVAVIGAGAWGTALATVAARAGRNVTLWARNAEHAARIAATRDNPRLPRVPIAPEIVVTSDLALAARADMLLIATPAQHLRGAVNLLASHMAKPVPVVACAKGIEHGTHKFMTDVIAEAAPHALPAILSGPSFADDVARGLPTAVTLAAKDEALASNLVQSLGSATFRPYHTTDIRGVEIGGAAKNVLAIAVGIAVGRKLGASAQAALTTRGFAELTRLGRALGARGETLTGLSGLGDLILTCSSPQSRNFALGLALGRGEQPPAGKLAEGESTAPVLIELAASQNIEMPVSNAVASILSGRSTIDTAISALMTRPFKAEE
- the tsaD gene encoding tRNA (adenosine(37)-N6)-threonylcarbamoyltransferase complex transferase subunit TsaD, with amino-acid sequence MLVLGIETTCDETAAAVIERAPDGSGRILSNIVRSQVEEHARFGGVVPEIAARAHVDLLDGIIDRAMREAGIGYAQLGGVAAAAGPGLIGGVIVGLTTAKAIAMVHDTPLVAVNHLEAHALTPRLTDGIEFPYCLFLASGGHTQIVAVTGVGQYVRLGTTVDDAIGEAFDKVAKMLGLPYPGGPQVERAAASGDAARFAFPRPMQGRPDANFSLSGLKTAVRTEASRIAELTPQDVSDLCASFQAAVLDSTADRLSVGLKLFREQFGAPRALVAAGGVAANQAIRGALHEVARQAGTELIMPPPALCTDNGAMIAWAGAERLALGMTDTMDAQPRARWLLDANATAPAGYGKTRAGY